One Misgurnus anguillicaudatus chromosome 5, ASM2758022v2, whole genome shotgun sequence genomic window, ttttaatttgtagcctatatgtgcattatatctgtcattatttgtattttgttctttctttaattttttgttgttgttttatgacTGTATCATTACTGCTGTAATGTGTCGTTGTTTtaataacttaataaaaaagcaaaaaaaaaacatatgcaaACTATATACGTGCGTTTGCGTCTCGGTTTCGATACGATTCGTTATAGCGAATCGATTCCTTATCCCTAAGGCTTTAAAACATCAAACTATCGTTGTATGAATTCTGTTTATCAATGTTTTTAGTAttgagtgtttatttttattgttcgCACAAAATATAATGCATTACGCATCGTAAACCGGTTTGCGAATCGGTTCGACCGAATCGTTAAAAAAAGAATCGCCTCTAGCGATTTATTTGCGAAACATAGCTCAGCCGAGTTAACATATGAATtgatcaaatgtaagtgatctCGCTTAACGTCGTTATTATGTTAATATAGacagtgttataaatatgtattagCGGGCGGGTTTGGGTGTGTATGGTCCAAGAGGAATGGGCGTGCAGGATCATTCCATCCAGTAGGACAAACTTCCTTAAAATATCTCCAGCCCTAGAAAACTGAACTGCAATGGCTGCAGCTCCACCAATAATAACTCAACAGATTCGGTCTGGACCGTCTGGACAGGAGATCACAAACGATTCGCACGATCTGTGTATATCTGACGTCAGTGACTGTCTTATATATGATCGACATGGAGTTAAGACAACTTTTCAGAGTTTGTTTCAACACAGAAAAGCAATAATCATCTTTGTGAGGGTAATGGAATTTTCTATCGCTTCTGTTCGAACAATGTGTGTGTTGATGTAATTCATATTCAGTAATGCTGTGTGTGGGGAATTCAGTTTCATCATATTGTCcttaaagaaattaatttaCCAAGATTTCACGAATCTAAAATagcattatattaaattattatttgattTATATAACATTAATTATATAGTCAGTCTTTTTTTTAACTACTTCAATTACATTTAGATTAAGAAGTTTAAACTACAGtgtttgctgtagttatgcagctgtttgccagtaacttactgtagatttaaatgtatgttatttactgttattttatagttttattctgtaaagacaaagtcttgttaatgtttaatgttcatttaaattaaatctacagtaagttactggagaCAATTTCTACAGAACTTTTTAACCGTGTATTAAAGTGTATATGAAAATACATTAAAtggttcatttttttattttatctatgTCATCTAATCTTTGCTGAATATTATTTTCTTATTAACGGTTATTCGTTTAGTTTCTCTTAAAATCActgattttaaaatgtttctcaccTGTTTACAGAATTTCTTGTGCTTCACATGCAAAGAATATGTAGAAGACTTGGGCAAAATACCTCGGGATATGCTGCAGGTGAAGGAGTTCATATTTAGTCAAATATAGTCTTATTTATGTATCTATTATATGCATTATGAGGCCAACAGTCTTAGCTCATAATTCGAAACAGAATATTGTTTTGATCCTTTTCTCCATGCACAAATGCAGGAATCTAATGTGAGACTGGTAGTGATTGGGCAGTCCTCGTATTCTCATATTCACGTAAGATGAACTAATAAACTTACTTAAATATATGTGgctatgtaaaaaaaaatctaaaatgctttacatatatttatatagaatatatgaACAATATCAATTTGTACCTGTAGATGTGACTTCAAGATTTTATCAAGATTACTGACCTTGACAAGAATGTGTTGATTATCAGCACAAATACCATGTTGGTTTTGAGTTCATCCTGTAATTTCTTTATGTTTTAGGAATTCTGCTCTCTAACAGGCTATCCTcatgaaatatatgttgattcaGAGAGacaaatttacaaaaaactTGGAATGAGAAGAGGAGAGACGTACATGGAGAACTGTACGATATTTACTAAAGTAGCAGTGGTGTGTTTTCACTTCATTTGAACTCTCTATGAGGAGGCCATAGAATAATTGTGCTTTTTTGTGCATTTGATTGATCTGCATTTATAGCTTACAAAAGTCCACATGTGAAATCCAGTTTGCTTGTTGGCAGCCTGAAAAGTATGTGGCGTGCCATGACCAGCCCTCTTTTTGACTTTCAAGGAGATCCACAGCAGCAAGGTGGAGCCATTATTGTAGGTCCAGGTGAGAGGACTTCTGATTAAAATCACTATGACAATAATAGCTTGACCTAttctaaacttttttttttgtcacAGGTCCGAAGGTTCATTTTGCCCATTTTGACATGAATCGTTTAGACCACATGCCAATAAACTGGTTGCTTCAATTAGCAGGTCTTCAAATGTTGGACTTCAGTGATTCCCCCAAAATCATTGATATCTAAACTAAAGGAACTGATAAGATCACTGATAGAACGCACCTCTGAATTATATTATTGCTTAATATGactgtatatattttgttttatatgttGAAAAGTAACAATCCATTCCACTGCCCTATATTTTATTTCTGCATTACATTACAACCAAAGTTCtagattttttaaattaggTTTTGGTGTTGTAACAAACCcatagcaaaaaataaaaaacaccttTTATAATTTTATGACATGTCCACTCTAGTGGACAATGGGACTTTAGTGTTATGAAAAACATCCATCTGGATTTAGTGTTTTTGCCATTTAATTCAAtgttcacatttattttatttttacattcatttttgttttcaatttcatttcattttcacCACAACGTGCAATTAAAGGTTATTAGTTTTAAATGAGATGATGATATTTGATGTAGCATTCTGACTTCTCGGAGACACGTTCACATGTTGCTCTTATTCCATCTCACAAATCTTCTGCTTTGCATCCGGGCTTCTGCATCTACAATTATTTTGTAAAGCATTTAAGGCAAACGAATTGCACCATATTTCCTAATTCTCTCATCTGGATGTGGCTttcttttaattattttagtaacactttacaataaggttgtatttgttaacattagttaatccataatgaactaacatgaacaaatgtattaacattaacaaagattaataaatgctgataaactaaattgctcattgttagttaatgcatttaataatgttaacaaatacaaatgtattgtaaagtgttacaaatAATTTGATTCAAAAACTTCTCAGCGTCTGTCATAGAACATAAAAATGAACATAAGAACAAAGTCCTGATGTCCACTAAGAAGGACATCAAATAAAAGTCGTGTTTCAAAAGGGTCAGAattattgcatttctgtaacACTGCTAAATTTTCAGTTTAGACTCTCATGTTGAAAAAAACAATTGATGATTATCAAGAAAACATATCATTtgcaaaaaagtattatttactTCCCTTGTTGCCATAAAATTTGCAAACTGCACTTTTTGCATTTATATTCATAACAATTAAGCAAAATTCcttatttttacagtaatagacacaataaaatattctttgttATCATGAAACTttctaaagcaaaataaatgtatttatttctaAGATTTGGGGCTCAGTGTCATTTTCCAAATGAAGTCAAGGGTTAAAGTTCTGTCAATACCCGTATGTTGGGAAGCGGGGCTGGCGCAGTGACGTCACTCGCGAGGCTTTCAGAAACTTGCCTCATACGTCACGGGCAGGACAACTGGATCAAATAGACTTTGGTCGGTAGCGCATGGAGCtatgcaaaataaaacacaaatccaTCCTTCATTCATGTTTAAAGCGCCATCGTGTCATGCATAAATGAGTATGAAGCGCAAGAGCGAGCGACGGAGCGCGTCGAGGAAAAGACTCTGCGCAAGAGAAGATACAGAGCCCACGCGCGATATTTACATCCACATCACAGGTAAACAAGCGCTGGCATTCTGCTCTTGTACAGTAAAACTGCAAGGATCGAGTCCTGTCAGCTCTTTAATCTGAGTTTGATCGCACAGCGCTGTTTTCATCTGAATAAACGCATCATGTACGTAATTATTGCACGTTCGGTCCTGGTGCAGACTAAAATAACATCGCTAAATGCGGCTGCATGTTTTACATGCTCATAAAGAAGTGAACATAAACGCAGAGTGCagattttctttgttcagttcgCTTAATGCGAATCACTGAAGTGAATCTGAACAGTACATCGGTGTGTGACGTCGGAGCACACTGGCATTCTATTGGCCAGTCGGCGCTTTTCTCCTAGCGACGGCTTGGGCGTTGTGCCAATTAGAATCGAGAACTCCCTGCTGTTCGGTTTAAATTCCGGAGGTGGGGCTTAGCGTAATTGACGTATCAGCGGCGCAATTGTAGCCAATCAGCGGACAGGAAAGGGTGGGTTTTAAACTGATTGAACTTTGTTCGCACACTGCATCAGCAGATACGAGATTGCCGTCTCTTTATTCTCAATTTATTTGGTTTTAATAGATGCATTTTAAAGCTCTTTTGATTTCTCATTGTATTTGAGAGGTGGAACAAATGAGGATtaattcgtttttttaatgtactttgttggctttttcaaaattttattttttagattttattaGAAACACAGTCAATTAAAGTACTcaagattatttttaaagcTATCTCAACAAATTGCAGTGTTTTGTTTGTGCGGGTAAATGCGTGTTTGCATTGCTGGTAAATCAAATCCGATCAGACAAGTTcaattatttttaagttaaaataatgAACCGAAACATCATGTCGAAGGAAAACTGTGATCTGTCCAACTGCATTGAATTTATTAAAGGTGAGTGCGCCCGTGTCTTTTAAACTCTTCTGTTGTGATATTTGTTGATGTGTTTTTGTGGATTTGTCTGATCACTCACTTCCGGGACGCGGATTCAAATCTGCTCGACCAATGAGGGAAGTCACGTGTGTTTACATTCGTCGaatgcatacattacatttatatgtCTTTTTATAGTTTGGCTTCCTTCATttggttttctctctctctctctctctctctctctcctgcaaTTATAATATGATGAGAGAATACTTGcaatataaacatatattttttttgtattctCTCCCTCAGATCAGCTGTATTTCGCTCTTTTAAATCAGAAGTTGAGGAGTTCTCCTGACAGACATTGTTTCTGCATTGATGATGAGCTCTCTTATGAAAAGTGAGGATTTCGTTGTgtatggtttgtttgtttgtgtctgtTTGGTTCTTCTAATgttttgttatcatttatttttatatttgaacagCTTCTATGCAGACTTTGGACCGCTCAATCTGGCAATGTTTTATCACTTCTGTTGTAAACTCAACAAAAAACTGAAGGTAATAacattcatcatcatcatcatacgACACTAAACTCTAATAGAAAACAATAATGTCCTCTTCTATTGATAATCTCTTTATTTGTATGCAgttttgggtgtaactagttacattaagtaattagttactgtgaTTTATAACAatgatatataatacaatagtaGATTTAACATCAACATATAAAGTcttaaggttaaaaaaaaattctaaaatgtatacgtgtgtgtgtgttaaaataaacataataattacacacagtaaacacacacattttatgcaaaaactcacttttattttgtatgcgattaatctagattaatctttgcccagcactagtaaTCGGTTATTAAATACCTTTTTGGGGAGAGTAATAATTGAAGATATAATTAGTGACTAGTAATAATTTACTTGCCTTTCTGCTggtgtatttttgtgtttagtAACATAAAGGTTGTGGGTTTCCAGAAAATACATATAATGATAAAAGAAACATATATAGATTAAAAGCATTAATGTAATTGTGtgtttgtaaaatatttttctcCAACAGTCTTGTGCTTATTCAAAAAAGAAGATTGTGTTTTATACTTGCGGTGACCGAAAGAAACAGGCTAATGCTGCGTATCTGATCGGCTCATATGCTGTAAGTGTCTATAACAATATTTTGAATGTATATTTGAAGTGTTTGCTCTCAGTCCTGTCAGATCTTTGTTTGTAAACGTAACATTTTCTCTCGTCTGTTCTTCTGAAGGTCATGTTTCTAAAGAAAACACCAGATGAAGCGTACAGTCTTCTGCTCTCACAAAATGCTTCTTATCTGCCTTTTCGGTAACAATTTAATTATGTTGTTTTACAAGATGGAAGTAAGATAGATGGTAGAATTAAAGGGCACATgttccacttttacaaggtgtgtttggacataaatgtgtgttgaaCATGGCTTTTTTAATccacattaaaccaaagcagtctcattagacatgttATTTTGATTTTCTTgtaaatgtgatgtcacactgataaagcccctcCCACAGCCAATGACTGACTGGTTCactttacccaaaagcttttctagatgtgtttgttagcacgttGTAGCACTAATGCATTGTCCCAGactattcacaggaatcagttAACGtaaagcgctcactgtctgttaatgagggagtgaggagctgtagctcatttgcatataaaGGTACAGACACGAAAACACAAGCGTTTTTGCTCCTGTCCAAATAGATGTTTTtgggacatgctataataaatgatctgtgtgtgatattttgagctgaaacttcagaCAGATTCCAGACAcccctgagacttatattacatcgtATAACATGTGCATAATATGTTCCCTTTTAAATCACTGTACATGTGTTTGTCAAATCTTATGTTACACCTGCTGATGTAACACAAAACAGTTATCGGTAAACCTCAGGGTATGATATGAAcctttttacaaataaatactgGCTTATATGTAACTCCGTTCCTTcagtttgatatttttgatcatcatattttcatttacttttaacaGCGATGCATCTTTTGGAACCTGCATGTACAATCTGAATATTCTTGACTGTCTGCGGGCTGTTCATAAGGTAATAGAGATTCTCTCTGAAATGTTATCTAATACTATATtcagtgatgatgatgatgatgatgatgtgtttaaggcactggAGTTTGGCTGGCTGGATTTCTCACAGTTCAATGTGGAGGAATATGAACATTATGAAgtaagtgtttgtgtttgttgtgcTAGATAAACTGTCAGATACTGGCTAGTATCACATGTGTCCACAACACACGGTCTGGTCATTTTTGCAACCTAAACTGGCCAAAAACACCCACTTAGACAAGGATGAGTCTGTTTTGATAACTTCACCCATAAACTTCATCTTAAAATCAATGTAATTTCACAAAGCTTAATGCTTTGAGAAAGTGTATTTCAGTCTTGTTTTGATGAACGATGGGCTGAGATGACACTGCCAGACACGAGGCTTGTAtgatatattaatttatttatttttttgcagagGGCAGAAAATGGAGATTTTAATTGGATCATCCCAGGGAAGTTTTTGGCCTTCAGTGGTCCTCATCCAAAGAGCAAAATTGAGAATGGTGCGTGTGAAGTTTTTATCAAGTTGATGAATTCATAGCCTGCAGCACTTTTAGCTGTGCAAGCCTCTCGTGTGCTCACGCTGTATAAATGTCTCATGTTTTCATCAGGATATCCTCTTCATGCTCCTGAAGCGTATTTTCCATACTTCAGGAAGCACAACATCACCACCATCATCCGTCTCAACAAGAAAATGTATGATGCCAAGCGTTTCACAGACATGGGCTTCAGTCACCATGACCTGTTCTTCATAGATGGCAGCACACCCAATGATGTCATCGTATCAAAGTTCCTGAACGTCTGTGAGAATGCGGACGGAGCCATCGCTGTTCACTGTAAAGGTACGAGCGTTTGGCTGACGTTTTGTGCAGTAGTGGTCACTTGTATTTTGTGACTGTGTGGGTTTTAAGgcaggggtgggcaactcctggtcctgagggtcacagccctgcagagtttagctccaaccccaatcaaacacagctgaaaaatctaattgaagtcttcaggactgtttggaaatgacattcaggtgtgtttgattaaggttgaagctaaactctgcaggactgtggccctcgatgcccacccctggtCTAAGGGGCATGATGAAATGTTTAGTCTGAATAATAACAGCATGGCTGTGTTTCAGCGGGTTTGGGCCGGACCGGAACCCTGATCGCCTGTTATATGATGAAACACTTCAGACTAACGGCGGCTGAAGCCATGGCTTGGATTCGGATCTGCAGACCCGGTTCAGTCATTGGACCTCAGCAGAACTTCATTGAACAGTGAGTGATGTCTTTTTCAGAAACGTTggtaaaggcggggtgcatgatctctgaaagccaatgttgacatttgtaatcacctaaacaaacatgcccctaacccaatagaatctggaccttcttttgatagacctgccccactCATATGcaaacccaggcaacgatgtcgttTAGTAGACACTAGGGGTGCCTCGATAGATGcagatatacactaataatacatGGCTAATAACTATTATGATAACTAATCGCACAGctgatattattcacagctttTTTATGTACTacagcttttgatcagtaagtccttatcgatctgaagcTGCATGTGTAATGGTTCTTCatctgcagcgcatattgagtttctgcatgagagcgccccctggcttttggatgtagtggCATTTCACGGTTAtacattgagaagcatagcaagcgtcatcagccgatatatcggtgcacccctagtagggttgtgccgatagacgatagtatcttGTATCGACGATCGTCAGACATATCgtcaatggcaggctttcatggcgatagtcaagacgatagttggcgaatggttattattattattatcatcatagttttatattaacaccgacaatgcatgcttttcctcacatgagggtttgtgggcttcactttaagcggagagcttgtaaatagagaattccttcttgcacgtacctgcacttaatgcgcgcgtcttggtctcctcctaccactaaatccagcgcgccgcgtcatgagcagctgcgcttctctctgtctcacgtgcacccggtctcgcgtctgtccgaagtctaaacataaactaaagtagtaatccttatttgttcagtttaatgcgtttcatgcgagctgatgcaaactttactttttgtttaaaatatgacccgctgcatattagcgcctctctctcactctcgcgtacgtgcagaaagctgcgctctgtccgaagtcagatcactaggtattaatcctgtttatgatatgcatttgatgagttgtagcaacacgtccctcgtgtttaatatatgattgtgtttaaaatatgatcgcgttccgctggacagaTGCGTTTAgaaaggcacctcatgagagcaccactgcttgacacgtgtagtcttctgcaacagcactaaataaatgcattgaatagtttgtatgtgcgcacacgtgtgtgtgcgtgcgcagatgcatgtttttacagttattaagtaatcatgatagggttttaatAACGTGCTCgctttaatggcatcagttttaagaaggttgcagtCATGACGGTGTAAcggtcttgttttttttgtccacccatcaagtgacttgttataatgagtaaaaattaacaaataaaaaaaagagtaaactactgccacgccccctgataatatcgtgtatcgccgatctcacaggctgacgataggacgatctaaaaatagggcatatcgcccaacactaacccctagtagacacgccccttactgctgattaggggtgtaacgattaaccatgcaaatgcgcgttttctcaatgaatgcattttaatgaattacggtgaaatcccggcacatcccaaagccagggggcaCTCTCGTGCAGAAAATTCCTTTATACCACAGAAGAAGTAGTATTACGAACGCTTTTCCaagaaatgtctacaggaatatttatatcgctgttcttcaaattgtttcaggtattttcatgatgataaagaatattttgaatgattttgtttaacaagtgttgcttttttaaatgcacgttataaacgactccgactcatattgataaggacttcctactgaccaaatgccgtagtatacgcacaagctgtgcatgaaacacagaattgcAGCCTTCCGGTTTTCAGTCATGactgcaaccttcttaaaactgatgccattaaagcGAGCACGTTattaaaaccctatcatgattacttaataactgtaaaaacatgcatctgcgcacgcacacacacgtgtgcgcacatacaaactattcaatgcatttatttagtgctgttgcagaagactacacgtgtcaagcagtggtgctctcatgaggtgcctttcTAAACGCAtctgtccagcggaacgcgatcatattttaaacacaatcatatattaaacacgagggacgtgttgctacaactcatcaaatgcatatcataaacaggattaatacctagtgatctgacttcggacagagcgcagctttctgcacgtacgcgagagtgagagagaggcgctaatatgcagcgggtcatattttaaacaaaaagtaaagtttgcatcagctcgcatgaaacgcattaaactgaacaaataaggattactactttagtttatgtttagacttcggacagacgcgagaccgggtgcacgtgagacagagagaagcgcagctgctcatgacgcggcgcgctggatttagtggtaggaggagaccaagacgcgcgcattaagtgcaggtacgtgcaagaaggaattctctatttacaagctctccgcttaaagtgaagcccacaaaccctcatgtgaggaaaagcatgcattgtcggtgttaatataaaactatgatgataataataataataataaccattcgccaactatcgtcttgactatcgccatgaaagcctgccattgacgatatgtctgacgatcgtcgatacacgatactatcgtctatcggcacaaccctactaggggtgcaccgatatatcggctgatgacgcttgctatgcttctcaatgtaTAACCGTGAAATGccactacatccaaaagccagggggcgctctcatgcagaaactcaatatgcgctgcagatGAAGAACCATTACACATGCAgcttcagatcgataaggacttactgatcaaaagctgtAGTACATAAAaaagctgtgaataatatcagCTGTGCGATTAGTTATAATAATAGTTATTGGCCatgtattattagtgtatatctgCATCTATCGAGGCACCCCTAGTGTCTACTAaacgacatcgttgcctgggtttgCATATGagtggggcaggtctatcaaaagaaggttttttaatgggacacacaattaatcgttacatccctactgctgattggctacaagtgtgttttggtactctcCTGACTatcttttccaaagtgtttttcaaaaatcttgCACTCCtcctttaaatgtataaataaatattaaatatctagtgctgcaacaactaatcgataaaatcaataaaaaattcCATCATAATGTTGACTGACACATGACTCAATCTAACAAAAGCAGTCCAGTCTCTGGGTGGAGGGCGATCTGTACCGCCAAAAACTAAATGAGCTGAAGAACGGCTCCGGTAGGACAGCGGTGTCAGGAATCCTGTCAGGGGTTGAAGATATCTCCATCAATGGAACCAACAAGAACATATCACAGAAGAAGACCAATGAATCTGTGAGTAAACTCAACTGCAGTTTGAACAAACTCAGTGTGAACCCAACCTGTGAATCAGGGCAGATCttaaatatgaatataaatttaaaaGACCGCTAATCTGGAAGTGTTTTTCTATCTTCAGCACACTGAGGAAGAGGATGAAGACTATGGTGGTCTAACACAAGGTGACAAACTCCGAGCTCTGAAGAGTAAGAGACAGTCCAGAGCATCTACAGGTTCATTATCGTAAGTTCATCTGTCCGTATACACTACATGTAGACAGGTTTAATGGTACG contains:
- the prxl2c gene encoding peroxiredoxin-like 2C isoform X2, with product MAAAPPIITQQIRSGPSGQEITNDSHDLCISDVSDCLIYDRHGVKTTFQSLFQHRKAIIIFVRNFLCFTCKEYVEDLGKIPRDMLQESNVRLVVIGQSSYSHIHEFCSLTGYPHEIYVDSERQIYKKLGMRRGETYMENSYKSPHVKSSLLVGSLKSMWRAMTSPLFDFQGDPQQQGGAIIVRRFILPILT
- the prxl2c gene encoding peroxiredoxin-like 2C isoform X1, with the translated sequence MAAAPPIITQQIRSGPSGQEITNDSHDLCISDVSDCLIYDRHGVKTTFQSLFQHRKAIIIFVRNFLCFTCKEYVEDLGKIPRDMLQESNVRLVVIGQSSYSHIHEFCSLTGYPHEIYVDSERQIYKKLGMRRGETYMENSYKSPHVKSSLLVGSLKSMWRAMTSPLFDFQGDPQQQGGAIIVGPGPKVHFAHFDMNRLDHMPINWLLQLAGLQMLDFSDSPKIIDI
- the cdc14b gene encoding LOW QUALITY PROTEIN: dual specificity protein phosphatase CDC14B (The sequence of the model RefSeq protein was modified relative to this genomic sequence to represent the inferred CDS: substituted 1 base at 1 genomic stop codon) encodes the protein MNRNIMSKENCDLSNCIEFIKDQLYFALLNQKLRSSPDRHCFCIDDELSYENFYADFGPLNLAMFYHFCCKLNKKLKSCAYSKKKIVFYTCGDRKKQANAAYLIGSYAVMFLKKTPDEAYSLLLSQNASYLPFRDASFGTCMYNLNILDCLRAVHKALEFGWLDFSQFNVEEYEHYERAENGDFNWIIPGKFLAFSGPHPKSKIENGYPLHAPEAYFPYFRKHNITTIIRLNKKMYDAKRFTDMGFSHHDLFFIDGSTPNDVIVSKFLNVCENADGAIAVHCKAGLGRTGTLIACYMMKHFRLTAAEAMAWIRICRPGSVIGPQQNFIEQXQSSLWVEGDLYRQKLNELKNGSGRTAVSGILSGVEDISINGTNKNISQKKTNESHTEEEDEDYGGLTQGDKLRALKSKRQSRASTGSLSLEENTIHTKSAKSLSSEKKRRTRGSLGSSRASSLLLQSRLTKSLGSLHVMTCEKDHVFSQIKAASIINNNIMKQSNIKPLNPVNIRPRAIQRTSSAVSMQQLYAQSLSSLTSTISVQKKEVT